One Aegilops tauschii subsp. strangulata cultivar AL8/78 chromosome 7, Aet v6.0, whole genome shotgun sequence genomic window carries:
- the LOC141026707 gene encoding uncharacterized protein → MSSGGNGSNARQGSETPPRRRAASPARGRSRTRRTGEMVVHQQVIRETSSAGVYPTLTRTNYAEWALLMKVNLQAVGWWAAVETGDAPFRDERKAMAAILRALLPDMVSPINAKANAKEAWEAIASQRMANAQRLRRESESISFRFGETIDDFSMRISTLAANLRSLGDNVQEFSVVAKFLRVVRQQYVQVAIAIETLLDVSTLSLDEVTGRLRAVQDRISENAAESQSGGRLLLTEEEWDAQKRSAQGGGGSSSGGRGNNRRGGGRGRGGRRGGGRGGPQGGRGANNIDKSGGDKETCRYCSIKGHWARDCRKKKREEAHLVQVDEDADPAVLLMEMVEITTSEASAVTAAGLDSPTPGPVSTAMAGALATGEASASLPVFLNEQQAEITPGAIDAPRETTWFLDTGASNHMTGDRSIFAELDESVTGTVRFGDGSVVQIRGRGTIAFKVDGSMQRALTDVYFIPRLKSSVVSLGQLDELGCDIRLRGVNMTIFDPRQKLLVKVHRASNRLYKLDMTPVPPACLLPHHDGEA, encoded by the coding sequence ATGTCGTCCGGCGGCAACGGCTCGAACGCCCGGCAGGGCTCGGAGACCCCTCCACGCAGGAGAGCAGCGTCGCCAGCCCGGGGCAGGAGCAGGACTCGCCGCACCGGCGAGATGGTGGTGCACCAGCAGGTGATCCGGGAGACGAGCTCCGCCGGAGTCTACCCCACGCTGACGCGCACCAACTATGCAGAATGGGCTCTGCTCATGAAGGTAAACCTGCAGGCCGTGGGCTGGTGGGCTGCCGTTGAAACCGGCGATGCACCTTTCCGTGACGAGCGCAAGGCCATGGCCGCAATCTTGCGCGCCCTCCTGCCGGACATGGTGAGTCCGATCAACGCCAAGGCCAACGCGAAGGAGGCGTGGGAGGCGATCGCGTCCCAGCGCATGGCAAATGCACAACGACTGCGGCGCGAGTCCGAGAGCATCTCGTTCCGCTTCGGGGAGACGATCGACGACTTCTCGATGCGCATCTCCACCCTCGCCGCGAACCTGCGCTCCCTCGGCGATAACGTTCAGGAGTTCAGCGTGGTCGCCAAGTTCCTGCGCGTTGTCCGTCAACAGTACGTGCAGGTCGCCATCGCGATCGAGACTCTCCTCGACGTGAGCACCCTGTCCCTGGACGAGGTCACTGGTCGCCTCCGCGCCGTGCAAGACCGGATCAGCGAAAACGCCGCCGAGTCCCAATCCGGCGGCCGCCTGCTTCTCACCGAGGAGGAGTGGGACGCACAGAAGCGCTCGGCTCAGGGGGGCGGTGGATCGTCCTCCGGCGGGCGAGGAAACAACCGGCGCGGTGGTGGGCGCGGCCGCGGTGGAcgccgcggcggcggccgcgGAGGTCCGCAGGGCGGACGCGGTGCCAACAACATCGACAAGAGCGGTGGAGACAAGGAAACGTGCCGCTACTGCAGCATCAAAGGGCACTGGGCCCGTGACTGCAGGAAGAAGAAGCGCGAGGAAGCTCACCTCGTGCAGGTGGACGAGGACGCGGACCCAGCGGTCCTCCTGATGGAGATGGTGGAGATCACCACGTCGGAGGCCTCTGCGGTCACGGCAGCGGGCCTCGACTCTCCTACACCAGGCCCCGTCTCCACCGCCATGGCAGGGGCTTTGGCCACAGGGGAGGCAAGCGCCTCGCTCCCCGTTTTCCTCAACGAGCAGCAGGCGGAGATCACTCCCGGCGCCATCGACGCGCCGCGGGAGACCACCTGGTTCTTGGACACGGGTGCCTCGAACCATATGACCGGGGATCGCAGCATCTTCGCCGAGCTAGATGAGAGCGTCACCGGTACTGTGCGTTTCGGCGACGGCTCGGTGGTGCAAATCCGAGGACGCGGGACGATCGCGTTCAAGGTGGACGGCAGCATGCAGCGCGCCCTCACCGACGTCTACTTCATCCCACGTCTGAAGAGCAGCGTGGTGAGCCTGGGGCAGCTGGATGAGCTCGGCTGCGACATCCGTCTCCGCGGCGTAAACATGACGATCTTCGATCCACGCCAGAAGCTCCTGGTAAAGGTACACCGTGCGTCAAATCGCTTGTACAAGTTGGATATGACCCCTGTACCTCCTGCGTGTCTGTTGCCGCAtcatgacggcgaggcctag